Genomic DNA from Clostridium sp. BJN0013:
CCACAAGATTCTATTTCCTTTAATGTAGCCCTATTTAACTTATCTAATTTAGGAAAACTATAGTAAACTTTATTTTTAAATTCTAAAGCTTCTCCCCATTTTTTACTTATATTCTCTATGGCTTTCTTTATCATGGGAATTCTGTTGTTAGCAGATATTATAAAAGAAACAATTAATTCGAAAGGCTCCTGTCTTAAAAGTCTAATACCTCCTCCAAATTCTACAGCTTTTTTTAAAATAGGATCCTTACCTAATATATGCTTTATTTCCCCATAATCCCGGTACAAATCAAAATACTTACACCATATTTCTTTAAAGTCTTTTTCACATGTATTATATATGAATACATCATTACCCTTTTTTTCTACTTCTATAACCTTACCAAAAGCTATCCCTATATAGCTTCCATTTTTTTGTCTATTCCATCTAAAGCATTGACCACAATCAAATATATGGGCTAATTCAAAATTCCTCACATCTTTTACTATAACTCCATTTTGAAAATTTTCTATATAATTAAAATCCATACAATTACTCCTTATCAATTTATTCTCAAATTTAGTGATAAATTTTTAATATCATTATACACTAACTAGCATATGATTTCATTAAATGATTCTTAAATTTAGATGAAGTTTAGTATTCAATTAATTAGTATATATTTCACCAATATTAAAAGGCTGTACTAGGTTAGCCCCCAATACAGCCTTTTTAAATAAACTATTTCTTGCTTAAATATTCATCTATAGCTTTTGCAGCTTTTTTACCTGCTCCCATAGCAAGTATAACAGTAGCAGCTCCAGTTACGGAATCTCCTCCTGCATATACTCCTTCTCTTGTAGTTAGTCCAGTTTCTTCTTCTGCTACTAAACATTTACGTTTATTCATTTCAAGTCCTTTTGTTGTAGATGCTATAAGTGGATTTGGTGATGTTCCAAGTGCCATTATTACTGTATCTACATCTAATTCAAATTCTGAATCCTTTATTGGAACTGGTCTTCTTCTTCCAGATGCATCTGGTTCTCCAAGTTCCATCTTTATACAACGCATACCTTTAACCCAACCCTTTTCATCACCTAATATTTCTACAGGGTTAGTTAAAAGATGAAATTGAACTCCTTCTTCTTTAGCATGATGAACCTCTTCTGCCCTTGCTGGAACTTCTTCTGCTGATCTTCTGTATACTATATATACTTCTGCTCCTAGTCTTAATGCAGTTCTAGCTGAATCCATAGCAACATTTCCTCCACCAATTACTGCAACTTTCTTTCCAACCTTTATTGGTGTAGCATAATCACCTCTAAATGCTTTCATAAGATTACTTCTAGTTAAGAATTCATTAGCTGAAAATACACCATTAAAATTTTCCCCTGGTATATTCATAAACATTGGAAGTCCTGCACCAGAACCTATAAATACAGCATCAAAGCCTTCATTCTCTACAAGCTCGTCTATAGTAATAGTTCTTCCTATTATTACATCTGTTTCTATTTTAACACCTAATTTTTTTACATTTTCTACTTCATGTTTTACTACACTATCTTTTGGAAGTCTGAATTCCGGAATTCCATAAACTAAAACTCCGCCTGCTTCATGAAGTGCTTCAAATATGGTAACATCATATCCAAGCTTTGCTAAATCTCCTGCACAGGTAAGTCCTGAAGGACCACTACCTATAACTGCTACCTTTTTACCATTTGCTGGCTTTCTGTCTGAAAGATCTATATTATTTTCTCTAGACCAGTCAGCTACAAATCTCTCAAGTTTTCCTATAGCAACAGCTTCTCCTTTTATTCCAAGTACACATTTTGATTCACACTGACTTTCCTGTGGACATACCCTTCCACAGACTGCAGGAAGTGCACTGGATTTTGCTATAACTTTGGCTGCTGCTTCAAAGTCTTTATTTTTGATCTGTTCAATAAACTGTGGTATTGTTATTGAAACAGGACATTTTGTAACACATCCTGGTTTCTTACAATTTAAACATCTAGATGCTTCTTTTACTGCTTCCTCTTCAGTATACCCAAGACATACTTCGTCAAAGTTAGTTGCCCTAACTTTTGGATCCTGTTCCTTTATTGGTACTCTTTTCTTTTTATCTACAGCCATTACTTGTCACCTCCGCACTTACATCCTTTAGCATGATGGGTGTCTCCTTCTTCTGCTTGAAGAATTTTCTTTCCTTCTTCAGTTTTGTACATAGCTTGCCTTCTCATAGCTTCATCAAAATCAACTAAATGTCCATCAAATTCTGGTCCGTCTACACATCCAAATTTAACTTCCCCACCTACTGTAACCCTACAAGCTCCACACATACCTGTTCCATCTACCATTATTGGATTTAAGCTTACTATAGTCCTTAATCCATATTCTTTTGTAAGTTTGCATAAAAACTTCATCATAATCATTGGTCCTATAGCAACTGCACAATCATATTTTTTCCCATTCTTATCATCTAAAAGCTCTTTAAGTTTATCTGAAACAAACCCTTTATATCCATAACTTCCATCATCAGTAGCTATATATAAATTATCTGTTACAGCTTTCATTTCCTCCTCTAAAAGTAAATGATCTTTAGATTTACATCCCACTATAGCATCAGCCTTTACTCCATGTTGACTCAACCATTTTACCTGTGGATAAACTGGAGCCGTTCCCACTCCTCCTGCTATAAATATAATATTTTTTTTCTTAAGTTCTTCTAGATCCTCGTCCACAAATTCTGAATGCTTACCTAAAGGTCCTACAAAATCTCTGATATAATCTCCTGTTTCATATTTTGCCAATTGTTTTGTTGATACACCCATTGTCTGAAACACTATTTTTACTGTTCCCTTTTCTGCATCATAGTCACAGATAGTAAGAGGTACTCTTTCACCCTTATCATCTGTTATAACTATGATGAATTGTCCTGGAAGGCAGGACTTAGCTACTCTTGGTGCCTCGATATCCATTGAGAATATGTTAGGTGCAAGAGCCTGTTTGTCTACAATTTTATACATTCCATTCACCCCATCTGAAAAAACTAATAACAATTATAAAACGTTTAACCTTAAGACTTAAATTTCATTTCAAACATAAGCCCTTTATTATATTATATCACACTACTAAAATAATTGCACTACTATAAAAAACTATATAATTAAAAAAAGATTTTAGACTAATCATTAATTAGCCCAAAATTCTTTTTAATTATTATAATTTAAATATTACTTAAAATAGTTTTAAATTTATCTAAATCACATAATCTTAATAAGCAAAAAATCCTTTTCCTGATTTTCTTCCTAACCAACCTGCTCTTACATATTTTCTGAGTAATGAATGAGCTCTGTACTTTGAATCTCCAGTTTCATTATAAAGCACATCCATAATTGCAAGACATACATCTAATCCAATAAGATCTCCTAATGCTAAAGGACCCATTGG
This window encodes:
- the gltA gene encoding NADPH-dependent glutamate synthase, whose protein sequence is MAVDKKKRVPIKEQDPKVRATNFDEVCLGYTEEEAVKEASRCLNCKKPGCVTKCPVSITIPQFIEQIKNKDFEAAAKVIAKSSALPAVCGRVCPQESQCESKCVLGIKGEAVAIGKLERFVADWSRENNIDLSDRKPANGKKVAVIGSGPSGLTCAGDLAKLGYDVTIFEALHEAGGVLVYGIPEFRLPKDSVVKHEVENVKKLGVKIETDVIIGRTITIDELVENEGFDAVFIGSGAGLPMFMNIPGENFNGVFSANEFLTRSNLMKAFRGDYATPIKVGKKVAVIGGGNVAMDSARTALRLGAEVYIVYRRSAEEVPARAEEVHHAKEEGVQFHLLTNPVEILGDEKGWVKGMRCIKMELGEPDASGRRRPVPIKDSEFELDVDTVIMALGTSPNPLIASTTKGLEMNKRKCLVAEEETGLTTREGVYAGGDSVTGAATVILAMGAGKKAAKAIDEYLSKK
- a CDS encoding sulfide/dihydroorotate dehydrogenase-like FAD/NAD-binding protein: MYKIVDKQALAPNIFSMDIEAPRVAKSCLPGQFIIVITDDKGERVPLTICDYDAEKGTVKIVFQTMGVSTKQLAKYETGDYIRDFVGPLGKHSEFVDEDLEELKKKNIIFIAGGVGTAPVYPQVKWLSQHGVKADAIVGCKSKDHLLLEEEMKAVTDNLYIATDDGSYGYKGFVSDKLKELLDDKNGKKYDCAVAIGPMIMMKFLCKLTKEYGLRTIVSLNPIMVDGTGMCGACRVTVGGEVKFGCVDGPEFDGHLVDFDEAMRRQAMYKTEEGKKILQAEEGDTHHAKGCKCGGDK
- a CDS encoding DNA-3-methyladenine glycosylase, encoding MDFNYIENFQNGVIVKDVRNFELAHIFDCGQCFRWNRQKNGSYIGIAFGKVIEVEKKGNDVFIYNTCEKDFKEIWCKYFDLYRDYGEIKHILGKDPILKKAVEFGGGIRLLRQEPFELIVSFIISANNRIPMIKKAIENISKKWGEALEFKNKVYYSFPKLDKLNRATLKEIESCGTGFRAKYIIDTISKIYNNGTKSKENYDEVYDIDWIKMQEDEACHKELQKFMGIGPKVADCIMLFSMQKYSAFPVDVWVKRAMNHFYLAPDVSLKKVRDFGINKFGKLSGFAQQYLFYYARENNITV